A stretch of DNA from bacterium HR17:
GCACGGTCGCCCGCTTTGAGCGCGAAGCCCGCTTGTTAATGGCGTTAGACCACCCCCACCTGCCTAAGGTACACGCTGTGTTCACCGACGAGGATACAGGACGGGCGTATTTGGTGATGGATTTTGTGCCCGGCGAGTCGTTGGAATCGTGGGTGGCACACCGAGGATGCCTCACTTGGCAAGAAGCCCAAGCAGTGTTCGGGCAAATTGTGGCTGCCGTCGCCTACTTACACCAACAAGGTGTCATCCATCGGGATATTAAGCCCAGCAACATTTTGCTGCGCCGCTATTGGGCGCAAGCGAGCGTAGACGATTGGGAAGAGGTCATCTTGCCGCCACCGGGGTTGACCGAGACGGCGATCGCCAAGTTGACCGACCGCGCCCGCTTCCAACGGGGATGGGCTTATTGGCAGGACGGCTGGCGGCTGCAGAAATTGAAGCGGCACGGGTGGACTTTGGGCGGTGTCTGCCTCGGCGGCGATAGCCCCGGCGGTCCCGAGTATCAGGTCTGGGTGATCTTGGGCGACGGGGGCGTTGTCGCACGCTTCTGCGACTGTCCTGACTTCCGTCGTGAGCGGTTTTGCAAACACTTGGTCGCCTTGCTGCTGGCGTGGGTCTATGAGCCGCACAAGTTTGAGGTGGTTGCGGAGAAAATGGGGCACCGGCTGGCACACCGCCTTTTGCCCCACTTGACACCGCAGTGGCACGCGATGTTGGTGGATTTCGGCGTGGCGAAAGCGCTGGAGCCGATCAACCCTGCCCGCCCCCATTCCAGTTCATTGGTCGCTTGGACGGACGGATTTTCCCCACCTGAACAGTACCAAAGCGGTGCCGCCGTAGATGCCCGGGCAGACCAATACGCGTTGGCGGCGACACTTTTGTTTGCCCTCACGGGACGCCTGCCCCCGGATGCCCTCACGCGCATGGCGCGCCGGCGCCAGGGCAAACCCGATTTGCCCGCCAAACCGTTGGGCGTCCCCGAACCTGTATGGCAGGCGCTGCGCGTCGCCCTTCACCTTGACCCTGCTCAGCGCTTTGACAATGTTCTTGCGTTTTGGGATGCCGCGCAAGACGGTATCAGAGCCGCTTCCCCAGCCCATCAAAAAGCGGCGCAATGTTGGTTGACAGAATGGGCTAACAAATTACGGCGTTGGGCACACGCATTGGGCTTCAACCTTCATCGTTGAGGCTTGGAGAGATGCGTGCTTGACCGAGCATGTTCTGCGCGCACTCTGGTTGCGACCGTTTTGTGACGGCGGCGAAACGGTTCGGGGTGGTTAACGAATGACGATACCGACCCAGTTTTGCCCAGAATGTGGTGCGGACTGTGCGACGACGGTGCACCACTGCCCGCACTGCGGTGAACCTTTGCCGGCACCGTTTCAACGGTTGTTAGGGCGGGGCACGGTGTTGGCGAACCGCTATCGCATTGAACGCTTGTTAGGCTGTGGCGGGTTCGGTGCGGTCTATTTGGCAACAGACACGCGGTTTCAACAGCGCCAGGTGGCGATCAAAGAGAACCACGACCCCGCCGTTTTGAACGCTTTTTTGAAGGAAGCAGAACTGTTAGCCACACTGCAACACCCGCATTTGCCTCGCGTCAGCGACTTTTTCACCGAGCAGCCGCTGGCTATCCCACAGCCCCGCGCCTATATGGTCATGGACTACATCGCCGGCGAAGAACTGTGGGAACGTATCCAACGGCAAGGGCGGCTGAGTTTCAGTGAATTGTTGCCTTTGTTGGTGGGCGTTTTTGACGCATTGGATTACTTGCACAGCCATTCCCCACCCATCGTGCACCGGGACATCAAACCGCAGAACATCCGCATCGCGCCGGACGGACGGGCATTTTTGGTGGACTTCGGCGTTGCTAAACTGGGAACAGGTATGACGACGACGGGTGCCCGCGCAGTCACACCGGGCTTTGCCCCCCCTGAACAGTATCGGATGGCAGGGGAAACGGACGAACGCAGCGACCAATACGCCTTGGCGGCGACCATCTACTGCGCACTGACCGGACAAATCCCGCCGGAAGCGACGGTGCGCGAACACGCACTCGTTAGCGGTCGTCCCGACCCGTTGACGCCGCCTGAGCAGTTTGTTCCGAATCTGCCCCGCTTTGCCAGCAGAGCGCTCCTTAAAGCCCTCAGCGTGGACAAACACGAACGGTTTGCCTCCATCCGTGCATTTCGCCAGGCTCTTTTCCCCCCTCCTTTGACACCCTTGACACGGCGTCAACTGTTGGGTGCGGTTGCCGCGACCAGCCTTGGACTCGGTGTTAGCGCCCTAAGCGGTTACAAGATTTGGCAATGGACGCGCCCACTGTGGCTCGCCGCCGAATTACACGGTCATCGGGCAGGCGTGACCAGCGTGGTGTTTTCGCGCGACGGTGGCAAGTTGTTCTCTGCCAGCCACGATCACACGGTGCGTGTTTGGCGTTGGCAACGAGGCAAGAGCGAGCGCCTTTTAACGGGGCACACGGATTCCGTGCGTGGGTTGGCGCTGTGGGGGCAATACCAAATCCTTTCCGCCAGTTGGGACGGCACGGTGCGGGCATGGAACTGGCGCAACGGCGCCCTTGTCGCCCTTTGGCGCCCCCATCTGGGGCGACTGTCCGCTGTCACCACCGACCCCAACGAGCAATGGGCGGTCGCCGGTGGTGAAGGTGGTCTTTGGGCGTTGCACGCGGAAGGACAACAAGGGCGCCGCTACGCCTTTCCGCCCATCCGCGCCTTGTCGTTCCATCCCAACGGGGCTCTGCTTGCTGTCGGGGACGAGGAGGGAACGGTGTGGTTGTGGGATATTGCCCGTCACCGCACCATCGCCCGATGGCGCGCTCACACCGGTGCCGTCACCGCTTTAGCCTTTCACCCGTCAGGGCAATGGGTGCTATCTGGCGGTGAAGACGCCACATTGGTCGTCTGGGATCTTGTGACCCGCGCAGTCATCCGTCGCCTTGCCGGATGGCATCAGCGTGAAATCCGGGCTGTCACATTTCGCCCCGACGGTCTCGTCGCTGTCTCTTGCAGCATGGACGACCGCTTGCGGGTGTGGCGACTTCCGGATTGGCGCGTCGCGGTGGTGCAAGACGGCGGGCGCAATTGGGCGTTGGCGCTGGCATTTGACCCCAGCGGCACTTGGTTAGCCGCCGCCAGCAAAGACGAACGGGTGAAAGTATGGCGGCTGCGCCTTTGACGCCATCAAATCTGCCCTTCTAATCGCCCCCGCAAAAAGGCGCGTGTAAGTGCCTGTTGAATGTGTTTGGCAAGGTCGTCCAGCGATCGTCGGTTGAGGCGGGCGTCGTCGTCCGACAACTCCCACAGCACTTGGCGGTTTACGGCAACGGTCAATCGTTGTTTGGCGACGGTCAAACGAAACGCAAAGGGTTGTGCCCCGTCATCCAACGCAGCGTCAAGGCGCCGCGCCGCTTCTTGCGCCCGTGCCAGCCCGGTTTTACCTTCAGCGGCAGCGAAACGGCACAACTCTTCACCGCTCAGCAGCAACACACCGACTTTTTGTCCGTTCACTTCCATTTCCTGCGCTTCCACTTTGAGGGCGCCGGTGACGGGACGACGGTTGATCGGCAAGCCTGCCGCTTGCAACCACCCTTTGATCGCCCCGATGCGTTCTTCCACCGCTGGGTGTGTCGTCCAGTAGCCGGGCAGAAATTGCGGGGGCGTCGTCCGCCGTTCCAACTGCGCTAACTTCTCAAAAAAGGTCAACAACCCGACCGGGTTGTAGCCGGCTTGGCGCAGGTAACGGAACGCGGCTTCGTCCGCCTCACGCTCCATATCGCGGGAGTAGCCTAGCAACATCACCTGCACCACACCAGACACGATTTGTGCCGCTTGCGCGGTCGCTTCGCCCCGCGCGAACACCGCCGCCAACATGGACAGCAAAACAGGCAACGAAAGTTGGCTTTCTTTCCGCGCCATCCGTAACGCGTGCAGGCGTGTGTTGTGAGCAATTTCATGCGCCAGCACCGCCGCTAACTCATGCTCGCTCTGTGCCAACTTGAGCAATCCCGTCGTCACATACATGAACCCGCCGGGAAAAGTGAAAGCATTTGGTTCAGGGTCGTCCACGACTTTGATCGTGTAAGCCATCTTGGGGCGCTCCGTCACTGGCACCAACCGGGAGACGATCGCCCGCAGTTGAGGCAGTGCCGGATGGTCCGCAACGGGCTTAACTTTTGCCTCAAACTCTTTAACCGCTTCTTCGCCCAACCGCCTCTCCTCTGGCGTGACATCCGAGGGCACCGCTTGCCGTCCCCAACCTATCGCTATGGGCAGCAGCAAACAAACGGCAACCAAATAATTTCGCATCATTTGGGCGCCTCCAAAAACGGTCGTGACCGTCCGCCACCTATTTTGACGCCCCGTCCCAGTGCCCCGTCACTCAATGTTGACTTATCCGTTCGGCTTTGTTATAATTGTGGGCGCTACGCTCGCACCGACAGGAGGGATTCCGATGGTTGAGCAGGTGCAGCAGCGGGTCGTTTTTGACGACTTGGAGATCGGTGAAATCGCCGTTGAACTGGACGACAAGGAACCGCAGGATGTGATCGCGTGGGCGCTGGAGACTTTCGGCGACCGCATCGCGGTCGTGACGGCGTTGCAGGCGGAAGGCATGGTCGTCTTGGATATGGCATATCGGCTCAAGCCCGACATCAGGGTCATCACCGTTGACACTGGGCGGTTGCCGCAAGAGACCTACGAGTTCCTTGACCGCGTGCGAGAGCACTACCCTGACGCTCGCTTTGAGGTGCTGTTTCCCGACTACCGTGAAGTGGAGGTCATGGTGCGCAAGCATGGCGTTAACTTGTTTTACAAAGCGGTGCCGTTGCGGCTGCTTTGCTGCCACATCCGTAAGGTGCGTCCGTTGTTGCGGGCGCTGCAAAACTTGGACGCGTGGTTCACGGGCTTGCGCCGGGAGCAATGGGCATCGCGGGCGAACATCAAGAAAGTGGAACTGGACCACGACCACGGCGGCATCGTGAAGGTCAACGCGTTAGCAGACTGGACGAAAGAAGAGGTCTGGGACTACATTCGCGCCAACAATGTGCCCTACCATCCCCTCTACGACAAGGGCTACACCAGTATCGGTTGCGCTCCGTGCACCCGTTCCATCCAGCCGGGCGAAGACGACCGTGCGGGGCGATGGTGGTGGGAAACGAACGCGCCCAAAGAATGCGGCATCCACTGCCCCATTGAAACGGGCGGTTTTGAGCACGAAGTCCACGCCATCTTAGGCGAAGCGCATGGGCACCTTGAGGAAAAGTGACAGGCGGTTGGCAGGTTCGGTAACCGCCCGATCACATCTTCCAAGTGCCCACTCTCCAACAGTAGGTGACCGAGCGAATGGAGGAACAAACGCCGTCAGAAGCGCTAACGCTGACAGACGAAGAGCAAGAGTTGGTGCAAGCGGAATTGGCGGCGCTGTTGCCAGCGCTGTCAGGTGAGCGCCGCAGTGCTTACCAAGCCCTTGCTGATGCCGTTGAGCAAAAGGCGGTCTCGCCCGATTTATTGCCGTTGCTGGAGGGTTTGGTGAAATTAGCGCTGGAGACGGGACGGGCGCGACGACTTTATCGCGCTGAAGGTGAACGCATCCTGACCGACCTGTTCCGCAAAACCCCCAGCGGCAAAGAACTCAGCCGCAGTTTGCACGAAGTCAACAAAGCCCTCGCCGTTTTGGAAGGGCAACCGCTGCGGGGCGTGCGAGTGGCGATGCGGACGCTAGGGCACTTCACCGTGACGATTGAGACCGATACCGCCGTCGTCACTTTCGCCGTTCGTCCCGATGCCGTGACAGTGGACAGCGTTTCCGTCGGCGGCGAAGCTGGTTTGGGCTGATGCCGCTCAACTGGCTGAACTCT
This window harbors:
- the stkP_1 gene encoding Serine/threonine-protein kinase StkP, giving the protein MKTRVAQGQLCPNPRCGADNALTAAVCACCGTPLRQLLGRGAVVRARYRVDALCGSGGFGAVYRATDLATGQTVALKENLAHRTVARFEREARLLMALDHPHLPKVHAVFTDEDTGRAYLVMDFVPGESLESWVAHRGCLTWQEAQAVFGQIVAAVAYLHQQGVIHRDIKPSNILLRRYWAQASVDDWEEVILPPPGLTETAIAKLTDRARFQRGWAYWQDGWRLQKLKRHGWTLGGVCLGGDSPGGPEYQVWVILGDGGVVARFCDCPDFRRERFCKHLVALLLAWVYEPHKFEVVAEKMGHRLAHRLLPHLTPQWHAMLVDFGVAKALEPINPARPHSSSLVAWTDGFSPPEQYQSGAAVDARADQYALAATLLFALTGRLPPDALTRMARRRQGKPDLPAKPLGVPEPVWQALRVALHLDPAQRFDNVLAFWDAAQDGIRAASPAHQKAAQCWLTEWANKLRRWAHALGFNLHR
- the stkP_2 gene encoding Serine/threonine-protein kinase StkP, encoding MTIPTQFCPECGADCATTVHHCPHCGEPLPAPFQRLLGRGTVLANRYRIERLLGCGGFGAVYLATDTRFQQRQVAIKENHDPAVLNAFLKEAELLATLQHPHLPRVSDFFTEQPLAIPQPRAYMVMDYIAGEELWERIQRQGRLSFSELLPLLVGVFDALDYLHSHSPPIVHRDIKPQNIRIAPDGRAFLVDFGVAKLGTGMTTTGARAVTPGFAPPEQYRMAGETDERSDQYALAATIYCALTGQIPPEATVREHALVSGRPDPLTPPEQFVPNLPRFASRALLKALSVDKHERFASIRAFRQALFPPPLTPLTRRQLLGAVAATSLGLGVSALSGYKIWQWTRPLWLAAELHGHRAGVTSVVFSRDGGKLFSASHDHTVRVWRWQRGKSERLLTGHTDSVRGLALWGQYQILSASWDGTVRAWNWRNGALVALWRPHLGRLSAVTTDPNEQWAVAGGEGGLWALHAEGQQGRRYAFPPIRALSFHPNGALLAVGDEEGTVWLWDIARHRTIARWRAHTGAVTALAFHPSGQWVLSGGEDATLVVWDLVTRAVIRRLAGWHQREIRAVTFRPDGLVAVSCSMDDRLRVWRLPDWRVAVVQDGGRNWALALAFDPSGTWLAAASKDERVKVWRLRL
- the bepA_3 gene encoding Beta-barrel assembly-enhancing protease, which encodes MRNYLVAVCLLLPIAIGWGRQAVPSDVTPEERRLGEEAVKEFEAKVKPVADHPALPQLRAIVSRLVPVTERPKMAYTIKVVDDPEPNAFTFPGGFMYVTTGLLKLAQSEHELAAVLAHEIAHNTRLHALRMARKESQLSLPVLLSMLAAVFARGEATAQAAQIVSGVVQVMLLGYSRDMEREADEAAFRYLRQAGYNPVGLLTFFEKLAQLERRTTPPQFLPGYWTTHPAVEERIGAIKGWLQAAGLPINRRPVTGALKVEAQEMEVNGQKVGVLLLSGEELCRFAAAEGKTGLARAQEAARRLDAALDDGAQPFAFRLTVAKQRLTVAVNRQVLWELSDDDARLNRRSLDDLAKHIQQALTRAFLRGRLEGQI
- the cysH gene encoding Thioredoxin-dependent 5'-adenylylsulfate reductase, translating into MVEQVQQRVVFDDLEIGEIAVELDDKEPQDVIAWALETFGDRIAVVTALQAEGMVVLDMAYRLKPDIRVITVDTGRLPQETYEFLDRVREHYPDARFEVLFPDYREVEVMVRKHGVNLFYKAVPLRLLCCHIRKVRPLLRALQNLDAWFTGLRREQWASRANIKKVELDHDHGGIVKVNALADWTKEEVWDYIRANNVPYHPLYDKGYTSIGCAPCTRSIQPGEDDRAGRWWWETNAPKECGIHCPIETGGFEHEVHAILGEAHGHLEEK